The following proteins are encoded in a genomic region of Oncorhynchus kisutch isolate 150728-3 linkage group LG18, Okis_V2, whole genome shotgun sequence:
- the LOC109908952 gene encoding nucleotide-binding oligomerization domain-containing protein 1-like produces the protein MAVGPRSIELQERRVQLVESWSQNVTHLQELLYQVGALTEEDLSLVRGGGRPGERDCMRTLLDVLHGRGEEACRAFFHVLQSQRANTESGSMLAAIPPEGTGTSSSDSGPTNMQEHLRKHKDILGRQHGPVDYLRIGTSSSESVNEPGSFTDITLSRCVGYSVPLQYHQHEAAMVGDAFRSQDQVCTFQDVCQSLLSVPGDNMTLLSGVAGSGKTTVVIRLVYEWARDFDSQKIVLSLSFRELNLLSEPQSLQELLLVHYSHLKPVLARVVDSQPGRILLILDGLDEFRFPLDFEQSPKCSDPERRLGMGEMVVNLIKGHLLPGISILVTSRPHAVSKVPPLLVTQLYSVLGFSTDQQRHYFEQSCSSPLVASAVWGYVSSYQPLQLMCRIPAFCWIVSTALRDGAPSYFSQVTTTTLPSTARTTPAGSSDTTNNSAEKATPTPSIFSFTVPSVTLMSGDVKPITITEIYCCFLKSVLVFHGEGRSQEGCSPQRLQEAPRVLQEMRPMLRDLGALAFQGLLERRFLFDQADLSSFSLDCSGLSKAFLVEILREDRASLTYQRSFHFLHTSVQEFLAALYYVLQALSGSDPFLGLKSAVVVAIFPVALHKVLTSTANKLLRPRRLLRRYIKKAFSWGGHHQSGHMDLFCRFVSGLLVPQTRVILDGLFPGRSQIFPSLSSSSLSLPSPSPPPFTPPFLLSLLHSQLQCGRLSPERQVNVCHCLYEAQDPGLAQRLQAWLQVLAQQQVPDQSGPAKRDWSELAFLLQLIPDLQDLNLEAQALDAEGLCRLLPVLPLFSTLRLGQNPLGPEGAVVLACALQSPDCRVERLWVVGTGLGCEGLKVLTEGLKDNHTVVDLRMAINHIGDVGAGYLSDLLRTNHTLKDVRLRDNQITDKGAELLMEALTENTTLEHLWMFDNKLSKEGVRKLKEFARSTSHLDIKVCI, from the exons ATGGCGGTGGGGCCACGCAGTATAGAACTACAGGAGCGTCGTGTGCAACTGGTGGAGAGCTGGAGCCAAAATGTCACCCACCTCCAGGAGCTTCTTTATCAGGTAGGGGCTCTTACTGAGGAGGACCTCAGCCTGGTGAGAGGGGGAGGTCGCCCGGGGGAGAGGGACTGCATGAGGACTCTGCTGGATGTGCTACACGGGCGTGGAGAGGAAGCCTGTCGAGCCTTCTTTCATGTACTACAGTCACAGAGAGCCAACACAGAGTCAGGGTCTATGCTAGCTGCTATCCCACCCGAGGGCACTGGAACCAGCAGCAGTGACTCTGGTCCAACCAACATGCAGGAGCACTTGAGGAAACACAAGGACATATTAGGCAGGCAGCACGGTCCCGTTGATTACCTTAGGATCGGGACTAGTAGCTCAGAGAGCGTTAATGAGCCTGGTTCCTTTACAGATATTACGTTGTCCAGGTGCGTGGGCTACTCTGTTCCCCTGCAGTACCACCAGCACGAGGCAGCCATGGTGGGTGATGCCTTCCGGAGCCAGGACCAGGTCTGTACCTTTCAAGATGTCTGCCAGAGTCTGCTGTCTGTTCCAGGAGACAATATGACTCTGCTCTCGGGGGTGGCTGGCAGTGGGAAGACCACCGTGGTTATACGTCTGGTTTATGAGTGGGCCAGGGACTTTGACTCCCAGAAGATAGTCCTGTCCCTATCCTTCAGAGAGCTCAATCTGCTCAGTGAGCCGCAGAGCTTGCAGGAGCTTCTTCTGGTGCACTACAGCCACCTCAAACCTGTTCTGGCCCGGGTCGTTGACTCCCAACCCGGCCGGATCCTGCTCATCTTGGACGGGCTCGATGAGTTCCGCTTCCCTCTGGACTTTGAACAGAGTCCCAAGTGCTCGGATCCGGAGCGGAGGCTGGGCATGGGGGAAATGGTGGTAAACCTGATCAAGGGTCACCTCCTCCCCGGTATCTCCATCCTGGTCACATCACGGCCCCACGCCGTCTCCAAGGTCCCTCCACTGCTGGTGACCCAGCTCTACAGCGTCCTGGGCTTCTCCACAGACCAGCAGAGGCACTACTTTGAGCAGAGCTGCAGCTCTCCCCTGGTGGCCTCTGCCGTGTGGGGCTACGTTTCCTCCTACCAGCCCCTCCAGCTCATGTGTCGTATACCGGCCTTCTGCTGGATTGTCTCCACTGCCCTCCGTGACGGAGCCCCCAGCTACTTTAGCCaagtcaccaccaccactctgcCCAGTACAGCTAGGACAACGCCAGCAGGCTCCAGTGATACCACCAACAACAGCGCTGAAAAAGCCACTCCAACCCCTTCCATCTTCTCCTTCACTGTTCCCAGTGTGACGTTAATGAGCGGCGATGTCAAGCCCATCACCATCACAGAGATCTACTGCTGCTTCCTCAAGTCCGTCCTGGTGTTCCACGGAGAGGGCCGCAGTCAGGAAGGCTGCAGCCCGCAGCGTCTCCAGGAGGCCCCGCGGGTCCTACAGGAGATGCGGCCCATGCTGAGAGACCTGGGAGCCCTGGCCTTCCAGGGCCTACTGGAGCGGCGCTTCCTCTTCGACCAGGCTGATCTGAGCTCTTTCTCCCTGGACTGCAGCGGGCTGTCCAAGGCCTTCCTGGTGGAGATCCTCCGAGAGGACCGGGCCTCGCTCACCTACCAGAGGAGCTTCCACTTCCTCCACACTAGTGTACAGGAGTTCCTGGCTGCTCTGTATTACGTCCTGCAGGCCCTCTCCGGCTCAGACCCGTTCTTAGGCCTCAAGTCAGCCGTCGTTGTAGCCATTTTTCCAGTCGCCCTGCACAAAGTGTTAACCTCCACTGCTAATAAGCTCCTGAGGCCCAGACGGCTCCTGCGCAGATACATCAAGAAGGCTTTCTCCTGGGGTGGACACCATCAGTCTGGTCACATGGACCTCTTCTGCAG ATTTGTATCTGGCTTATTGGTACCTCAAACCCGTGTCATCCTGGATGGACTATTCCCAGGCAGATCACAAatattcccatctctctcttcctcctctctatccctgccctctccttctcctcctcctttcacccctccctttctcctgAGCCTGCTCCACTCCCAGCTCCAATGTGGCAGACTAAGTCCAGAGAGGCAGGTCAACGTGTGCCACTGCCTGTACGAGGCCCAGGACCCAGGCCTGGCGCAGCGTCTACAAGCCTGGCTGCAGGTCCTGGCCCAGCAACAGGTCCCAGACCAGTCTGGCCCAGCCAAGAGGGACTGGAGCGAGCTGGCCTTCCTGCTGCAGCTGATCCCAGACCTGCAGGATCTGAATCTGGAGGCCCAGGCGCTGGACGCAGAGGGCCTGTGCAGACTGTTGCCTGTACTCCCTCTCTTCAGCACCCTCAG GCTAGGGCAGAATCCACTGGGTCCAGAGGGGGCAGTTGTGTTAGCCTGTGCCCTGCAGAGCCCGGACTGCCGTGTCGAGAGACTGTG GGTGGTGGGGACAGGACTGGGTTGTGAGGGACTCAAGGTGCTTACAGAAGGGCTGAAAGACAACCACACAGTGGTCGACCTCAG GATGGCCATCAATCACATTGGCGATGTGGGAGCGGGCTATCTGTCGGATCTACTGCGGACCAATCATACACTTAAAGATGTCAG GCTCCGTGACAACCAGATTACTGATAAGGGAGCAGAACTCCTCATGGAAGCACTGACTGAGAATACCACTCTGGAACATCTCTG GATGTTTGACAATAAGTTATCAAAGGAGGGAGTCAGGAAGCTGAAGGAGTTCGCCAGGAGCACATCTCATCTGGACATCAAAGTGTGCATCTGA